From a single Bacteroidota bacterium genomic region:
- the secG gene encoding preprotein translocase subunit SecG, with amino-acid sequence MYTFVVVLSLILAFLLIVVILLQSSKGSGLAGTAFGSSASAVIGVRRSADLLSKTTTFLAAALAVLCILSNYMIPRGTEADESFINRAPQQSAPVAPGPQE; translated from the coding sequence ATGTATACATTTGTGGTTGTTCTCTCCCTTATTCTGGCTTTCCTTCTGATTGTGGTGATTCTGCTTCAGAGTTCGAAGGGTAGTGGCCTGGCCGGTACTGCCTTCGGATCGAGTGCTTCTGCTGTGATCGGGGTCCGCCGGTCGGCCGATCTGCTCAGCAAAACGACCACGTTTCTGGCAGCCGCTCTTGCAGTTCTCTGCATTCTTTCCAACTACATGATTCCGCGCGGTACAGAAGCGGATGAATCCTTTATCAACAGAGCGCCTCAGCAATCGGCTCCTGTTGCACCCGGCCCACAAGAGTAA
- a CDS encoding AAA family ATPase, with product MKAIAVRFKNWNSSRTPTEVRLSGKDLFYGPNGSGKSRVLDAFRFAITGKVGKVNEKQLWDLATQDPAINEFFVEVEFDNGFKVRRTFSRSYGRDRKPKISQEIDVYPKQGERTNVERENRIQAEIGGNLIGFDFSLFDSLSDSKQREYLLQYFPVECTRETMWNALVETLNADGSIGAVNPFMEEIQKDFLLNFPDNTGRSPLDLVSFTADAIRAKANEFALEAEKATHAAEKISEISHEKDQIATQLKTLREVKRSIEQVIQSAKEDKAVMESNAKRRLEIEQEISRLSGSLDDQTELPEDIDGQFSDVTIVRQERANALNELRAKTDAIRSEMDHLTSNIRLAERIRSLTDRIDIHKKAISDIQAGTQPIPDIPAIEAQIAEEAQAKGICKNQLLVLSDRIAVIREYTDAIESALSHDEHGQCPLCKSSVSVEVFRAMKDSYSEELETCNKEMAAANGVLSGIESRSRKLEIDLDRARRIRVENQRREKDIASIQDQIKPLETELSGIDQQKVNESVIRFGQLEAEINDLLPTQRQTEESYNEADQEYTRLANLIKTASVKAEAAVRISELQKQLAAIPQIDGLVDLNAKISDNESKLAQINRDIDERIRQEQNKELEMRTLQQSNVSIDKSRAYKIVSQAIGPKGFQGDLLKNVIRPFIDRVNGYLNNAGLSEYAFTIEMTDSRENEVFRPAIVKNGEIVTLQTINTAHRLMLIFCFIDALNISGYSAIIMDNLEVIDERNEQVLVSLVESLKASNILIAGSRGKWRSDHIRVHQLGDLSATDYLNKLTA from the coding sequence ATGAAAGCAATCGCAGTCCGGTTTAAAAACTGGAACAGCAGCCGGACCCCGACCGAAGTTCGGTTATCCGGAAAGGACCTGTTTTACGGTCCAAACGGATCCGGCAAAAGCCGGGTCCTTGACGCATTCCGCTTTGCCATCACAGGGAAAGTCGGTAAGGTCAACGAAAAACAACTGTGGGATCTCGCAACGCAGGACCCGGCAATCAATGAGTTTTTCGTTGAGGTGGAGTTTGATAACGGGTTCAAAGTGCGCCGGACGTTCAGTCGGTCGTATGGACGGGACCGGAAGCCGAAAATCAGCCAGGAGATTGATGTTTACCCAAAACAAGGTGAGCGCACCAATGTAGAGAGGGAAAACCGGATTCAGGCTGAAATCGGTGGAAACCTGATCGGGTTTGACTTCTCTCTCTTTGACTCCCTATCTGATTCAAAGCAGAGGGAATACCTTCTGCAGTATTTCCCGGTGGAATGTACCCGGGAGACCATGTGGAATGCGCTGGTTGAAACGCTGAATGCAGATGGCTCAATCGGTGCAGTCAACCCATTTATGGAAGAAATTCAGAAGGATTTCCTTCTAAACTTCCCGGACAACACCGGTCGGTCTCCGCTTGATCTGGTCAGTTTTACCGCAGATGCCATCCGCGCCAAGGCGAATGAATTTGCGCTGGAGGCAGAAAAAGCCACCCATGCTGCCGAGAAGATCAGTGAAATCTCCCACGAAAAAGACCAGATTGCGACCCAGCTTAAAACGCTGAGGGAGGTAAAACGGTCCATTGAGCAGGTGATTCAGTCCGCCAAAGAAGATAAGGCGGTGATGGAATCCAACGCAAAGCGCCGGTTGGAGATCGAGCAGGAAATCAGCCGGCTTTCCGGGTCGCTTGACGATCAGACCGAACTGCCAGAGGATATTGATGGACAGTTCAGTGACGTGACGATAGTTCGCCAGGAGAGGGCAAATGCCCTGAATGAACTCCGGGCAAAAACTGATGCAATCCGGTCTGAAATGGACCATCTGACCTCAAATATCAGATTGGCAGAACGGATCCGTTCGCTGACAGACCGGATTGATATCCACAAAAAAGCGATCAGCGACATACAGGCCGGGACACAGCCCATACCGGACATTCCGGCGATTGAAGCGCAGATTGCAGAAGAAGCCCAAGCGAAGGGAATCTGCAAAAACCAGTTACTTGTCCTGTCCGATCGGATTGCGGTGATCCGCGAATACACTGATGCCATTGAGTCTGCTCTCAGTCATGACGAGCATGGCCAGTGTCCTCTTTGTAAGTCCTCCGTATCGGTCGAGGTTTTCCGCGCAATGAAGGATTCGTATTCCGAGGAGTTGGAGACTTGCAATAAGGAGATGGCAGCTGCCAATGGTGTGCTCTCCGGAATAGAGAGTCGCAGCAGAAAGCTCGAAATCGACCTGGATCGGGCAAGGCGTATCCGAGTGGAGAACCAGCGGAGAGAGAAAGACATCGCATCTATTCAGGACCAGATTAAACCGTTGGAAACGGAATTGTCCGGAATCGATCAGCAGAAAGTAAATGAGTCTGTCATCCGGTTTGGTCAGTTGGAAGCAGAGATCAACGACCTGTTACCGACACAGCGTCAGACAGAGGAATCCTATAACGAGGCTGATCAGGAATATACCCGCCTTGCCAACCTGATCAAAACTGCATCCGTGAAAGCTGAGGCAGCAGTCAGAATCAGTGAATTGCAAAAACAACTGGCCGCCATTCCTCAGATTGATGGTCTGGTGGATCTGAATGCCAAAATCTCGGATAACGAATCCAAGCTGGCACAGATAAACCGGGATATCGATGAGCGGATCCGTCAGGAACAGAACAAAGAACTCGAAATGCGGACTCTTCAGCAGTCGAATGTCAGTATTGATAAAAGCCGGGCCTATAAAATAGTAAGTCAAGCCATCGGACCGAAGGGATTTCAGGGTGATCTGCTTAAAAACGTCATCCGGCCGTTTATTGACCGGGTAAATGGCTATCTGAACAACGCAGGTCTGAGCGAGTATGCGTTCACTATCGAAATGACAGACAGCCGTGAGAATGAAGTATTTCGCCCAGCCATCGTTAAGAATGGCGAGATCGTCACCCTTCAGACAATCAACACAGCCCACCGGTTAATGTTGATCTTCTGCTTCATTGACGCACTGAATATCTCCGGGTATTCCGCAATCATCATGGACAACCTGGAAGTGATTGATGAGCGGAATGAACAGGTATTGGTCTCTCTGGTTGAGAGCCTGAAGGCCAGCAACATTCTGATCGCTGGAAGCCGGGGAAAATGGCGGTCTGACCATATCCGGGTTCACCAACTCGGGGACCTGTCTGCTACTGATTACCTGAATAAACTCACAGCCTAA
- a CDS encoding ATP-dependent helicase, translating into MSISPLQEQIITADDRLLFAIAGPGSGKTHTIRMKTLRTVAMEAKPSILILAFNQHSAEDIRKKVGAKAQVFTYHAFALQYIHSNIEQFRSISKYPMGIIPSVLDEETEQVLIAEYYQARRIQIKNKRINLEWVRQNHPNHHKPLLAEIVELGLIRFDDLIPMVTRMIAGHPSGFRYSHVLIDEAQDSSLDQWQLVEEILMVKTVKQVLVFGDIDQSIYEWRSAVPKQAIEFASAHEARILPLTVSYRCPVSVINAANQMIWNNKFRLEKTIQPKQDAVAGSIQVITADSLDQQSWYRLLDQLCEQILSQIGLGYRSIAVLTRTNRDMEAVKRALSSHGIAMIETMDRRANPEAMALLNFAEKVLESELFDQTCSKAMRLINPAFDQVEFYVRSRKYGGEIEMMKAEWPELFSGDTEARLDFLREMFATAGQPELAGHVQAIVSAMRKAMVTSIQKKKVDLIELLTETEQQQTEAAIVRVSTIHGAKGLEFEGVHIFNATDRVFPSDRATNIEEERRLMYVAITRTIVSCTLYAHGYPSQFITEMGLK; encoded by the coding sequence ATGAGTATCTCTCCGCTTCAGGAACAAATTATTACCGCAGACGACCGATTGCTTTTCGCAATCGCCGGTCCGGGAAGTGGGAAGACCCACACAATCCGGATGAAAACCCTCCGGACGGTAGCGATGGAGGCCAAGCCATCCATTCTGATCCTTGCATTTAATCAGCATTCTGCTGAGGACATCCGGAAGAAGGTCGGAGCAAAAGCGCAGGTATTCACCTATCACGCATTTGCCCTACAGTACATCCACTCGAACATTGAGCAATTCCGGAGTATTTCAAAATACCCTATGGGCATCATCCCATCCGTATTAGATGAAGAAACCGAGCAGGTTCTTATCGCTGAATATTATCAGGCCAGAAGGATCCAGATTAAGAACAAAAGGATCAACCTGGAGTGGGTAAGACAAAACCACCCCAATCACCACAAACCACTACTGGCCGAAATCGTTGAACTCGGGCTGATCCGGTTTGATGACCTGATCCCAATGGTAACCAGAATGATCGCGGGACACCCATCAGGATTCAGGTATTCCCATGTTTTGATTGACGAAGCTCAGGATAGCAGTCTCGACCAATGGCAATTGGTTGAAGAAATACTGATGGTTAAGACTGTTAAACAAGTCCTTGTTTTCGGAGACATCGACCAATCCATTTATGAATGGAGATCGGCCGTTCCAAAGCAGGCCATTGAATTCGCATCTGCCCATGAAGCCAGAATCCTCCCGCTGACCGTCAGTTACCGGTGCCCGGTGTCGGTGATTAACGCAGCAAACCAAATGATCTGGAATAACAAATTCCGGTTAGAAAAAACCATCCAACCCAAACAGGATGCAGTAGCGGGAAGCATCCAGGTAATCACCGCGGATTCATTGGACCAACAATCGTGGTATCGTTTGCTCGACCAGTTGTGCGAACAGATCCTTTCGCAAATCGGACTCGGATACAGAAGCATTGCTGTTTTGACCCGGACAAACCGTGACATGGAAGCTGTAAAACGAGCGCTCTCCTCTCACGGAATCGCCATGATTGAAACAATGGACCGCAGAGCCAACCCGGAAGCAATGGCCCTGTTAAATTTTGCCGAGAAGGTTTTGGAGTCAGAGTTATTTGACCAGACCTGTTCAAAGGCCATGCGGTTAATTAATCCTGCCTTCGACCAGGTGGAATTTTACGTCCGGAGCCGGAAGTATGGTGGTGAGATCGAAATGATGAAGGCCGAGTGGCCGGAATTGTTTTCCGGGGACACGGAGGCCAGGCTGGACTTTCTCCGGGAAATGTTCGCAACAGCAGGACAGCCCGAGCTTGCTGGTCATGTTCAGGCCATTGTTTCCGCCATGAGAAAAGCCATGGTGACCAGCATCCAGAAGAAAAAAGTGGATCTGATTGAATTACTGACGGAAACAGAGCAGCAACAAACCGAGGCAGCCATTGTCCGGGTCAGCACCATTCACGGTGCCAAGGGATTGGAATTTGAAGGCGTTCACATTTTCAATGCAACCGACCGGGTATTTCCAAGCGACAGAGCAACCAATATCGAGGAGGAGCGCCGGTTAATGTATGTGGCGATCACCCGGACAATTGTTTCCTGCACGCTGTATGCGCATGGATATCCAAGCCAGTTTATAACCGAAATGGGACTGAAATGA